A section of the Pseudomonas prosekii genome encodes:
- a CDS encoding leucyl aminopeptidase, translating into MELVVKSVSPETLKTATLVVAVGENRKLGAVARQLDELCGGAISTVIKRGDLAGKVGQSLLLHSLPNLKAERVLLVGVGKDEELGDRPFRKIIAGVLNTLKGLGGSDAVLALDEVVVKGRDSYGKTRLLAETLVDGQYTFDQFKSQKAEPRALKKITLVTIKAAQAEVERAVAHGTAIANGMAFTRTLGNLPPNICHPTFLGEQAKSLGKEFKSLKVEVLDEKKIKDLGMGSFYAVGQGSAQPPRLIVMQYNGGKKSEKPYALVGKGITFDTGGISLKPGAGMDEMKYDMGGAASVFGTLRAVLELKLPINLVCILACAENMPSGNASRPGDIVTTMSGQTVEILNTDAEGRLVLCDALTYSERFKPQAVIDIATLTGACVVALGAHTSGLLGNNDELIGQLLSAGQTADDRAWQLPLFDEYQEQLDSPFADIANIGGPKAGTITAACFLSRFTKNLNWAHLDIAGTAWTSGGKDKGATGRPVPLLTQYLLDRAKA; encoded by the coding sequence ATGGAACTGGTTGTAAAAAGCGTTAGCCCGGAAACGTTGAAAACCGCCACGCTGGTGGTTGCCGTCGGCGAAAACCGCAAGCTCGGCGCCGTCGCCAGACAGCTCGACGAACTGTGCGGTGGCGCCATCAGCACCGTGATCAAACGCGGCGACCTCGCCGGCAAAGTCGGCCAGAGCCTGCTGCTGCACAGCCTGCCGAACCTCAAGGCCGAACGTGTTCTGCTGGTCGGCGTCGGCAAGGATGAAGAACTGGGCGACCGCCCGTTCCGCAAAATCATCGCTGGTGTCCTCAACACCCTTAAAGGTCTGGGCGGCAGCGATGCCGTGCTGGCGCTGGACGAAGTCGTGGTCAAGGGCCGCGACAGCTACGGCAAGACCCGCCTGCTGGCCGAAACCCTGGTCGACGGTCAATACACCTTTGACCAGTTCAAGAGCCAGAAAGCCGAACCGCGCGCGCTGAAGAAAATCACCCTGGTGACGATCAAGGCTGCCCAGGCTGAAGTCGAGCGCGCCGTGGCCCACGGTACTGCGATCGCCAACGGCATGGCGTTCACCCGCACCCTCGGCAACCTGCCGCCGAACATCTGCCACCCGACGTTCCTCGGTGAGCAAGCGAAAAGCCTCGGCAAAGAATTCAAATCGCTGAAAGTCGAAGTCCTCGACGAGAAGAAGATCAAGGACCTGGGCATGGGTTCGTTCTACGCCGTCGGCCAGGGCAGCGCCCAGCCACCGCGCCTGATCGTCATGCAATACAACGGCGGCAAGAAATCCGAGAAGCCCTACGCGCTGGTCGGCAAAGGCATCACCTTCGACACTGGCGGCATCAGCCTGAAACCGGGCGCCGGCATGGACGAAATGAAGTACGACATGGGCGGCGCAGCCAGCGTGTTCGGCACCCTGCGTGCCGTGCTCGAACTGAAACTGCCGATCAACCTGGTATGTATTCTGGCGTGCGCCGAGAACATGCCGAGCGGCAACGCTTCGCGTCCGGGCGACATCGTCACCACCATGAGCGGCCAAACCGTGGAAATCCTCAACACGGACGCCGAAGGCCGTCTGGTGCTGTGCGATGCGCTGACCTACTCCGAGCGCTTCAAGCCACAAGCGGTGATCGACATCGCCACCCTGACCGGCGCTTGCGTGGTTGCCCTGGGCGCACACACCTCCGGCCTGCTCGGCAACAACGACGAGCTGATCGGTCAACTGCTGAGCGCCGGCCAGACCGCTGACGACCGCGCCTGGCAACTGCCGCTGTTCGATGAATATCAAGAACAGCTGGACAGCCCGTTCGCCGACATCGCCAACATCGGCGGCCCGAAAGCCGGGACCATCACCGCCGCGTGCTTCCTGTCGCGCTTCACCAAGAACCTCAACTGGGCGCACCTGGACATCGCTGGCACCGCATGGACCAGCGGCGGCAAGGACAAGGGCGCCACTGGCCGTCCAGTGCCGTTGTTGACCCAATACCTGCTGGACCGCGCCAAAGCCTGA
- a CDS encoding DNA polymerase III subunit chi, producing the protein MTKVDFYILPSADPSARLDFACKLTEKAWRMGHRIYLHCSDAAQRDDLDARLWAFKGESFVPHGPAESEPESLVVLGFGDDCGAHQDLLVNLDLKVPGFANKFARVAEVVVEDPTSRAAARESFRFYREQGYPLQDHRLQRL; encoded by the coding sequence ATGACCAAAGTCGACTTTTATATCCTGCCGAGCGCCGATCCTTCCGCGCGTCTGGATTTTGCCTGCAAGCTCACTGAGAAAGCCTGGCGCATGGGCCACCGCATTTACCTGCATTGCAGCGATGCCGCCCAGCGTGACGACCTCGATGCGCGCCTGTGGGCGTTCAAGGGCGAAAGCTTCGTGCCGCATGGCCCAGCCGAGAGCGAACCGGAAAGTCTGGTGGTGCTCGGGTTCGGCGACGACTGTGGCGCGCATCAGGATTTGCTGGTCAATCTCGACCTGAAAGTGCCGGGTTTTGCCAACAAGTTCGCCCGTGTGGCGGAAGTGGTGGTCGAAGATCCGACGAGCCGGGCAGCCGCGCGGGAGAGTTTCCGCTTCTACCGCGAACAGGGCTATCCTCTGCAAGACCACCGTTTACAGCGACTCTGA
- a CDS encoding DNA polymerase III subunit chi, producing MDTPKPPQKSAHLLDDLESIRQLLGDDNLQPPLLTDTVSEDEQEQIPMLFEATGNTPQATEAAAAAAPVPAPAPAAQPADTASKGPDALLHLDSELRAAAQLILQDVIDDFAPHIETEIKRRLDARMERLLSQYD from the coding sequence ATGGACACGCCAAAACCGCCACAAAAGTCCGCGCACCTGCTGGATGACCTCGAGTCGATCCGCCAACTGCTCGGCGATGACAACCTGCAACCGCCGTTGCTGACCGACACGGTCAGTGAAGACGAACAGGAACAGATTCCGATGTTATTCGAGGCCACCGGCAATACGCCGCAAGCCACCGAGGCTGCTGCTGCTGCTGCCCCTGTCCCAGCCCCTGCCCCAGCCGCGCAACCGGCTGACACCGCGAGCAAAGGCCCCGACGCTTTGCTGCACCTGGACAGCGAACTGCGCGCCGCCGCGCAATTGATCCTGCAAGACGTGATCGACGACTTCGCGCCGCACATCGAAACCGAGATCAAGCGCCGACTCGACGCGCGCATGGAACGGTTGCTCAGTCAGTACGACTAA